A DNA window from Bacillus sp. SM2101 contains the following coding sequences:
- the glyA gene encoding serine hydroxymethyltransferase: MKNLSQQDQTVFKAMNEELTRQRTKIELIASENFVSEAVMEAQGSVLTNKYAEGYPGRRYYGGCEHVDVVEDIARDRAKQIFGAEYANVQPHSGAQANMAVYFTILEHGDTVLGMNLSHGGHLTHGSPVNFSGVQYNFVEYGVDQDTHRINYEDVLEKAKLHKPKLIVAGASAYPREIDFKRFREIADEVGAYLMVDMAHIAGLVAAGLHQNPIPFADFVTTTTHKTLRGPRGGMILCKEEFGKKIDKSIFPGIQGGPLMHVIAAKAVSFGEALEDSFKQYAGNVIANAKQLAESLKEEGITLVSDGTDNHLVLLDVRSLNITGKLAEKILDDVGITVNKNTIPFDPESPFVTSGIRIGTAAVTSRGFDIEAMKETAAIIAFTLNNHDNEEKLEEAKERVATLIKKFPLYEDK; encoded by the coding sequence ATGAAAAACTTATCGCAGCAAGATCAAACCGTTTTTAAAGCAATGAATGAAGAATTGACTAGACAGCGTACAAAAATTGAATTAATTGCATCTGAGAATTTTGTAAGTGAGGCAGTAATGGAAGCGCAAGGATCTGTATTAACAAATAAGTATGCGGAAGGTTATCCTGGTCGACGTTATTACGGAGGCTGTGAGCATGTTGATGTTGTTGAGGATATTGCGCGTGACCGCGCAAAACAAATCTTTGGTGCTGAGTATGCAAATGTGCAACCACACTCAGGTGCACAAGCGAATATGGCTGTGTATTTTACGATCCTTGAACATGGCGATACAGTGTTAGGAATGAATTTATCCCACGGTGGTCATTTAACTCATGGTAGCCCCGTCAATTTTAGTGGAGTCCAATATAATTTCGTAGAGTATGGTGTAGATCAAGATACTCATCGTATTAATTATGAGGATGTTCTAGAGAAAGCTAAACTGCACAAACCAAAATTAATTGTTGCAGGAGCAAGTGCATACCCACGAGAAATAGACTTTAAACGTTTCCGAGAAATTGCTGATGAAGTAGGGGCTTATTTAATGGTTGATATGGCTCATATTGCAGGCTTGGTAGCTGCAGGCTTACACCAAAATCCAATTCCGTTTGCAGATTTTGTTACAACGACAACACATAAAACATTGCGTGGACCACGTGGTGGTATGATTTTATGTAAGGAAGAGTTCGGTAAGAAGATTGATAAATCAATTTTTCCAGGAATTCAAGGTGGCCCGCTTATGCATGTCATTGCTGCAAAAGCAGTTTCATTTGGTGAAGCACTTGAAGACAGCTTTAAACAGTATGCAGGAAATGTTATAGCTAACGCTAAGCAACTTGCTGAAAGCTTAAAAGAAGAAGGTATCACACTCGTTTCCGATGGTACTGATAATCACCTTGTTTTACTAGATGTCCGTTCGTTAAATATTACAGGTAAATTGGCTGAAAAAATCCTTGATGATGTAGGTATTACAGTTAACAAGAATACAATACCATTTGATCCTGAAAGTCCGTTTGTTACTAGCGGAATTCGTATAGGTACAGCTGCTGTAACAAGCCGTGGCTTTGATATAGAGGCTATGAAAGAAACGGCAGCAATCATTGCGTTTACGCTCAATAACCATGATAATGAAGAAAAGCTGGAAGAAGCGAAAGAACGTGTAGCAACTTTAATTAAAAAATTCCCATTATATGAAGATAAATAA
- the rpiB gene encoding ribose 5-phosphate isomerase B, protein MKIAIASDHGGVNIREEIKGLMEEMNIDYVDLGCECGESVDYPDYALPVAEKVVSGEVDRGILICGTGIGMSIAANKVKGIRCALVHDLFSAKATREHNNSNILAMGERVIGPGLAREIAKVWLTTDFEGGRHENRINKITKYEK, encoded by the coding sequence ATGAAAATAGCAATTGCATCAGATCATGGTGGAGTAAATATTCGTGAAGAAATTAAAGGCTTAATGGAAGAGATGAACATAGATTATGTTGATCTAGGCTGTGAATGTGGCGAATCAGTTGATTACCCTGATTATGCACTACCAGTTGCGGAGAAAGTAGTGAGTGGAGAGGTTGATAGAGGTATATTAATATGTGGTACTGGGATAGGGATGAGTATTGCAGCTAATAAGGTGAAAGGAATTCGATGTGCTCTTGTCCATGACTTATTCAGCGCAAAAGCAACGCGTGAACATAATAATAGCAATATTTTGGCTATGGGTGAGCGAGTAATAGGCCCTGGACTAGCAAGAGAGATTGCGAAAGTTTGGTTGACTACTGACTTTGAAGGTGGACGACATGAGAATCGAATTAACAAAATTACTAAATACGAAAAATAA
- a CDS encoding YfiT family bacillithiol transferase, which translates to MEDLRYPIGKPKLDDNLAKEQLDLWINQIEKTPLRLQQTVKGLSEAQLNTAYRPEGWTVRQVVHHVADAHINGFIRFKWTLTENDPHIKVYDQQGFAQLHDSSSAPIDLSLDLLTALHKKWVVLLRSLQPSDLEKQFIHPDSGVVKLKTAIGIYAWHGRHHIAHITSLIDRRGWKNNEKVIDRG; encoded by the coding sequence ATGGAAGATTTACGATACCCGATAGGTAAACCTAAGCTAGACGATAATTTAGCCAAAGAACAACTAGATTTATGGATTAATCAAATAGAAAAAACACCTTTAAGGCTTCAACAAACTGTAAAAGGTTTATCGGAAGCACAGTTAAATACCGCGTATCGACCAGAGGGATGGACAGTAAGACAGGTTGTACATCATGTGGCAGATGCTCATATCAATGGTTTTATTCGATTTAAGTGGACGCTGACTGAAAATGACCCACATATTAAAGTTTATGATCAGCAAGGGTTTGCACAGTTACACGATTCTTCATCAGCACCTATTGATTTATCACTTGATCTATTAACAGCTTTACATAAAAAATGGGTAGTATTATTGCGCTCATTACAACCTAGCGATTTAGAAAAGCAGTTTATCCATCCAGATTCAGGAGTAGTTAAATTGAAAACAGCTATTGGTATTTATGCTTGGCATGGGCGTCATCACATCGCTCACATTACAAGTTTAATAGATAGACGAGGTTGGAAAAATAACGAAAAAGTAATTGATAGAGGATAA
- a CDS encoding GNAT family N-acetyltransferase: MKTKRITTENELKTAFHIRTTVFVEEQGVPLEDEFDEYDQLNGKCDHVLVFINDEAIGTGRIRFVDGQGKLERICVLAPYRKFGVGKVIIQALEGIAKDKQITRVKLHGQTQAEGFYKKLGYDILSDVFMEDGIPHVLMGKGLNVRSSEQ; encoded by the coding sequence ATGAAAACAAAGCGGATAACAACGGAGAATGAATTAAAAACGGCATTTCATATTAGAACAACAGTGTTTGTAGAGGAACAAGGGGTACCGTTAGAAGATGAATTTGATGAATATGATCAATTAAACGGAAAATGTGATCATGTTCTTGTTTTTATCAACGATGAAGCTATAGGGACTGGTAGAATTCGTTTTGTTGATGGACAAGGCAAACTTGAAAGAATATGTGTCTTAGCTCCATACCGTAAATTTGGTGTTGGAAAAGTCATTATTCAAGCACTTGAAGGAATAGCAAAGGATAAACAAATAACAAGAGTGAAGTTACACGGTCAAACACAAGCAGAAGGCTTTTACAAAAAGCTTGGTTATGATATATTGTCTGATGTTTTTATGGAGGACGGCATTCCGCATGTATTAATGGGAAAAGGTTTGAATGTTCGTAGTTCCGAACAATAA
- a CDS encoding low molecular weight protein arginine phosphatase, with the protein MTKILFVCTGNTCRSPMAEALLKHKNMGNIQVRSAGIYANNGSAASANANEVLKEKEIVLDHISCQLEKEHIDWSTYILTMTSNHKHLIVNTFPEAIYKTYTLKEFVEGEGGDISDPFGGSVQTYRQTMNELEQLIEKLYKKLK; encoded by the coding sequence ATGACAAAGATACTATTTGTATGTACTGGGAATACGTGTCGTAGCCCAATGGCAGAAGCATTATTAAAACATAAAAACATGGGCAACATTCAAGTTCGATCAGCGGGTATTTATGCAAACAATGGAAGCGCTGCATCAGCTAACGCCAATGAAGTACTGAAAGAAAAGGAAATTGTGTTAGATCATATTTCTTGTCAGCTTGAAAAGGAACATATTGATTGGTCCACATATATTTTGACGATGACGAGCAACCATAAGCATCTCATTGTGAATACATTTCCTGAAGCTATATACAAAACTTATACATTAAAAGAATTTGTTGAAGGAGAAGGTGGAGATATTAGTGATCCATTTGGTGGTTCGGTACAGACGTATCGTCAAACGATGAATGAGTTAGAGCAGTTAATTGAGAAGTTATATAAAAAACTTAAATAA
- the upp gene encoding uracil phosphoribosyltransferase, which produces MAKVYVFDHPLIQHKLTYIRDKHTGTKEFRELVDEVATLMAFEITRDLPLEDTVIETPVNKTNSKILTGKKLGIIPILRAGLGMVDGILKLIPAAKVGHIGLYRDPKTLQPVEYYVKLPSDVAERDFIVVDPMLATGGSAVEAIHSLKKRGAKNIKLMCLIAAPEGVEVVKTEHPDVDIYLAALDEKLNDHGYIVPGLGDAGDRLFGTK; this is translated from the coding sequence ATGGCGAAAGTATATGTGTTTGATCACCCCCTCATTCAACATAAGCTTACATATATTCGAGATAAACATACAGGTACGAAAGAATTCCGTGAATTAGTTGATGAAGTAGCAACTCTCATGGCATTTGAAATTACGCGTGATCTTCCACTTGAAGATACGGTTATTGAAACACCTGTTAATAAAACAAACTCAAAAATATTAACGGGGAAAAAATTAGGTATTATTCCTATTTTAAGAGCTGGCTTAGGAATGGTAGATGGCATCCTAAAGTTGATTCCTGCTGCAAAAGTTGGACATATTGGACTGTATCGTGACCCAAAAACATTGCAACCAGTTGAATACTATGTGAAGCTTCCTTCTGATGTAGCTGAACGTGACTTTATTGTAGTTGATCCGATGTTAGCAACTGGAGGGTCAGCAGTCGAAGCAATTCATTCATTAAAAAAACGTGGTGCCAAAAACATTAAATTAATGTGCTTAATCGCTGCTCCTGAGGGCGTTGAGGTAGTTAAAACTGAACATCCTGATGTTGACATATATCTTGCTGCTTTAGATGAAAAACTTAATGATCATGGCTACATTGTTCCAGGTTTAGGTGACGCTGGTGATCGATTGTTCGGAACGAAATAA
- a CDS encoding TIGR01440 family protein — MSADILKWQQQLHMILSEFQQIASLGNQQLLVVGCSTSEILGERIGTSGTMEVAEMVVKECMALKEMYGFQIAFQCCEHLNRALVVERQTALDKQLTEVTVTPIRSAGGSVPTYAYHHFIDPVVVEFIKADAGIDIGDTFIGMHIKHVAVPVRCSINQIGHAHVTLAKSRPKLIGGERAVYASNKENKQC, encoded by the coding sequence ATGAGTGCTGATATATTAAAATGGCAGCAGCAATTACATATGATTTTAAGTGAGTTCCAACAAATTGCATCGCTAGGGAATCAACAGCTGTTAGTCGTTGGTTGCAGTACGAGTGAAATCTTAGGCGAACGAATTGGAACATCTGGTACGATGGAAGTTGCAGAGATGGTCGTAAAAGAATGTATGGCATTAAAAGAGATGTATGGTTTCCAAATAGCATTTCAATGCTGCGAACATTTGAACAGGGCGTTAGTTGTAGAAAGACAAACAGCATTAGACAAACAGCTTACAGAAGTAACAGTAACACCTATTCGCTCTGCAGGTGGGTCGGTACCTACATATGCTTATCACCATTTCATTGATCCGGTTGTTGTAGAGTTTATAAAAGCAGATGCTGGTATTGATATCGGTGATACTTTTATCGGAATGCATATTAAGCATGTGGCTGTTCCAGTTCGGTGCTCCATCAATCAAATTGGACATGCTCATGTCACCCTTGCTAAATCAAGACCAAAACTTATCGGTGGTGAAAGAGCTGTTTATGCGAGTAACAAAGAAAATAAACAATGTTAA
- a CDS encoding methyl-accepting chemotaxis protein → MGEKKKRYKFGLRLKLVLFITTVALITYSTSAICIYYFYDFVNGYFALSEGAFTIITLVLGILWSSILAYFIAGLITKPLQKLEAVAMNAANGQINEDVPVKKADDEIRSLSIAFNKMLKSLREMVHNIEDNFANTNNKVIEISTATNSASVQAENIAHTIEEISKGADSSAVAVQSTAESVDDVLMLAKEVQDKAVASEHLSKEMVNRLNDSKVVIHSLVSGIQSLAENNQQSLKAVGRLEENANKVENIISLVGDIAEQTNLLALNASIEAARAGEHGKGFAVVAEEVRKLADESGTAVQGITELIKNIQLEVQNVVQQITDQVNVANNEANKGSETNEAIAEMTESVNEVVEAVKYITKYVMRQMDSINHTAVQSQEVAAIAEQTSAGAEEVAASTNEQALVIENIDKLVTELSGQADNLKKTIQQFNC, encoded by the coding sequence ATGGGAGAGAAGAAGAAACGGTATAAATTTGGTTTAAGACTTAAGCTTGTATTGTTTATTACCACTGTAGCGTTAATTACATACTCTACTTCAGCGATCTGCATCTATTATTTTTATGATTTCGTTAATGGTTACTTTGCGTTAAGTGAAGGAGCTTTCACGATTATCACTTTAGTGTTAGGAATCCTTTGGTCTAGTATTTTGGCATATTTCATTGCTGGGCTTATAACTAAACCATTACAAAAATTAGAAGCGGTTGCAATGAATGCAGCGAATGGCCAAATTAATGAAGATGTTCCCGTAAAAAAAGCTGATGATGAGATTCGATCATTATCTATTGCATTTAATAAGATGCTAAAGAGTTTAAGAGAAATGGTACATAATATTGAAGATAATTTTGCAAATACAAATAACAAAGTAATAGAAATATCAACTGCTACTAATTCTGCTTCGGTACAAGCTGAGAACATTGCTCACACGATCGAGGAGATTTCTAAAGGAGCAGATAGTTCAGCTGTTGCTGTTCAAAGTACAGCAGAATCTGTTGATGATGTATTGATGTTGGCAAAAGAAGTACAAGATAAAGCTGTTGCATCTGAACACCTTTCTAAAGAGATGGTTAACCGCTTAAATGATAGTAAAGTAGTTATACACTCTCTCGTTTCAGGAATTCAAAGTTTAGCGGAAAATAACCAACAATCTTTAAAAGCGGTTGGTAGATTAGAAGAGAATGCAAATAAAGTAGAAAATATTATTTCATTAGTTGGCGATATTGCTGAGCAAACGAATTTGTTAGCGTTGAATGCATCCATAGAAGCTGCTCGTGCAGGGGAGCATGGGAAAGGTTTTGCAGTTGTAGCAGAAGAGGTTCGTAAGCTTGCGGATGAGAGTGGAACAGCTGTCCAAGGAATAACGGAGTTAATCAAAAATATTCAGCTTGAGGTTCAGAATGTCGTTCAACAAATCACAGATCAAGTAAATGTAGCAAACAACGAGGCGAATAAAGGATCAGAGACAAACGAAGCCATTGCAGAAATGACTGAATCAGTAAATGAAGTTGTTGAAGCGGTCAAATATATTACTAAATACGTGATGCGTCAGATGGATAGTATTAATCATACTGCTGTACAATCACAAGAGGTCGCTGCAATTGCTGAGCAAACATCAGCAGGAGCAGAAGAAGTAGCAGCCTCCACGAACGAACAGGCATTAGTTATCGAAAATATTGATAAACTCGTAACTGAATTATCTGGACAAGCTGATAATTTGAAAAAAACGATACAACAATTTAATTGTTAA
- a CDS encoding DUF2621 family protein, with translation MLILFCYNSTIAGFLLILNGRMMTIMEWENDAKELYEELLKLIPVFARPMAKKGIERRILEISVNKISMDEVIRGYLMAAPGNMKGRVIDVLKSKNIDLTPYKDIVG, from the coding sequence ATGTTAATCTTATTTTGTTATAACAGCACTATTGCTGGATTCTTATTAATATTAAATGGAAGGATGATGACAATAATGGAATGGGAAAATGATGCAAAAGAACTATATGAGGAGTTACTTAAGCTAATCCCAGTTTTTGCTCGACCAATGGCTAAAAAAGGAATTGAAAGAAGAATCCTTGAAATATCAGTTAATAAAATATCAATGGATGAAGTTATAAGAGGGTATCTTATGGCAGCACCTGGAAATATGAAGGGGCGTGTCATTGATGTGTTAAAATCGAAAAACATCGACCTTACCCCGTACAAGGATATAGTGGGGTAG
- a CDS encoding manganese efflux pump MntP family protein encodes MGTIFGEIVTLFIMAFALGMDAFSVGLGMGLIPLRLKQIFYIGVTIGFFHIWMPLVGMVIGRLLSEQFGAVTTYAGGVLLLLLGIQMFISSLKEDESSLITPVGLGLLIFALSVSLDSFSLGLSLGMFGARTAITICMFGLVSMVLTWTGLLLGRSAQRWLGTYGEALGGSILFAFGVKLLFA; translated from the coding sequence ATGGGAACGATATTTGGGGAAATAGTTACTTTATTTATCATGGCATTTGCTTTAGGTATGGATGCTTTTTCTGTAGGTCTTGGGATGGGATTAATCCCTCTACGTCTAAAGCAAATTTTTTATATTGGTGTTACGATAGGCTTTTTTCACATTTGGATGCCATTGGTAGGAATGGTTATTGGAAGGCTGTTGTCCGAGCAGTTCGGTGCAGTTACTACCTATGCTGGTGGGGTGTTATTATTACTACTCGGTATCCAAATGTTTATATCGTCCTTAAAAGAAGATGAATCATCACTAATAACCCCTGTTGGACTCGGTTTACTTATCTTTGCTTTAAGCGTGAGTTTAGATAGTTTTTCTTTAGGTTTAAGTTTAGGGATGTTTGGAGCGCGAACAGCAATTACTATATGTATGTTTGGCTTGGTGAGTATGGTCTTGACTTGGACAGGGTTGCTACTAGGTAGATCAGCTCAAAGGTGGTTAGGGACATATGGAGAAGCATTAGGGGGAAGTATTTTATTCGCTTTTGGTGTTAAATTACTTTTCGCTTGA